The genomic segment TCAGGATGTCCCATGGAGCGGATGAGTCATCCAAGTCAAacctttgcaaaaatcaacacagCACCTTTTATTGCAGGAAGGACTTTTGTTTGTCTATTGACTGCTTATGCTGAGTCCCCCATTGCTGCAGAATTCAGTGATGGCAGTGAAACGGCTCTCTGTGGGCGGGTGGACTTGGCTTTAGTTTCCCAGTTTGGGAACAATACTTGAAGTCAGATCTCTAAGTACAAAGTCAAAGGTCTGACATGTCTGTAGCTTTCATATTAAAACTGATGGTCTGCACCACCAGCTCACGGCTGTTAGTCACTTTGAGCCCCTAATAGTGCAGcggtaactgaaaaaaaaaaaaattcaaatggtgatgcaagcatcacgtttggcacaaatacaccttcaaTGTTacccttttgaaaaagcagaatgtccacttgaattttcaatcggcagCTGGGTCGGGgtgaattgaagaattacacaggggtcaaaattataagatgctccaatcatacgtATTGAAAAATATttgacattatttgcctgatcataaagattccaaaaagatatagtttggacaatctgtgactgaatgttctggagttacggggtaaaaacagcaagaatggtgacaaaggtcagtttcaatttgtacaggggtcaaaagttaaagatgctccataacattcaggcttagatagtccaaactatacctttcaatatgattggagcatcttttcattttgacccctgtctaattcttcactgacccctacatgGCTGCCTGTTGCAAATTCAGGTGTCCTCCTCCTGCTTTTTCAACAGAAGTCATGTCTGAGTACTTATATCCCCATCTGTAAATAACTAGAAATGCTGTGACAGAAAGCTGAAATAACGTGcacatgactgtgtgtgtgtgtgtgtgtgtgtgtgtgtgtgtgtgtgtgtgtgtgtgtgtgtgtgtgtgtgtgtgtgtgtgtgtgtgtgtgtgtgtgtgtgtgtgtgtgtgtctgtcggtGGACAGTTGGATCACAgccatctctgttctctgctgtgcacaaatgtGCACGCTCGTGTGAACTTACACAGCTGTCCTTTCATTCTTCTTTTTGGACTTGTAGCAGTAGATTCCCAGCACAGTGGCGATCACAGCAGACACCAGGACCGCCAGGATCCCCGCCACCAGCCCGGACACGTCCACTCTGGGGACAGACTCTTCAGAGACAAACACCTTTCACACGTCAACTCACTGCATCTGTCTGTCATGACTAACTTCACTCTACACTCTGCTTCTTGTGTCTATTTATCTTTGTGACAAAGACAATCGAGAGCAGCTGTCAGCAACAAAGTGTGAGAAAAATGACAGCGGGCCATTTCATCCCTCAGCCAATAAACAGCAGACCTACAGAGGCGTGTCAGTGTCAGGAGGCGGGACTAACCATAGCCCACACGGCTGCAGTATTTTACCCCGTGAGCCTTTTACAGCTTCTGCGGCTGTGATTAGAGACGCTGTCAAACACAGAAGGTTATTTGGAGAAGAAAAGGGATCAGATGAAGGCTCCAGTCTGCCgtgtgccttctggaaaactggagctgaaatttcacaCCAGCAGAACAGCACCATGAAGCTGGTGCAGACAAGCATTTCCTCCAACCAcagctgcctctaacaccccgAGCTGTCTGGAAGCAAGCACAGGTGCCACACGTCACCAAATCCACCACTCCacggaaccaccctgggtcctggacaGTGACTAACTGTCAGTCACCATAtatcacctgcagccaggtgaaatgtgggcatgtccttggccttctccagactGCAGGACCATGTGATGGATCTGACCTGCTCCTGTTTGTCATCAAACAAACTCAGATTCTGCTTTTCCCTTTTTAATGATGCTGTATAATCATTCTGCCCcagaaaaagaacaaagaaaagctTGTGTTGCTGTGATATTCACATCCGCGTTGAGTGCATGTGGACATCTGTCCACCACTCTAACTAGTTCAGACAAACAGAGATGTCCAAAGATGCACACGGTGCTGCTCCACACTGACAGCTGTTTGTTCTGCAGGTTATCAGTCAATTAAAGGAGGAAGTAAAAACCTGGTGGATTCTGTTAAAACAAATGTCCACGTTACCGTGACTGTTGACATACGACGTCCAGAATGCATCCtggaaaatggaagcaaaaaTAACATTCAGTGAAAATGAttaaaaatcacacaaacagGATGAGAGTCAACTTACAGACAAAAATCCAAACAGGTTTTTATCATCTGATCACACGATCTGCACCTCTTGAGTGTTTTTGATCTGATAATTAAACCGTCCAATTTGAGAATTCCAATAAATGAGGCGCTGCAGGACACtggaggaaaagtgtttcccttcatgtttctgctttatttatcatttatttttagtatGCATAAGAATCATGAGCaccagttacagtagtgttcagaataatagtagtgctatgtgactaaaaacattaatccaggttttgagtatatttgttattgttagatgggaaacaaggtaccagtagattcagtagattctcacaaatccaacaagaccaagcattcatgatatgcacactcttaaggctatgaaattgggctattagtaaaaaaaaagtagaaaagggggtgttcacaataatacgaggtctgttagaaaagtatctgacctttttatttttttttaaaacctgatggatttgaatcacgtgtgcttgcatgagccaaccttgaaccttcatgcacatgcgtgatttttttcacacctgtcggttgcgtcatttgcttgtaagcagcctttgtgtgaggatgggtggagtctctcggagttttttctttgcaaggaaatggcggaacaactggagcagcgcgactgcatcaaattttgccagaaactgggtgacagccaggtggaaaccattcggattattcagacggctttctatggcttttcagttgtgtgactatccgagaaattgtggacaagctgggtatgtcagggcatgtcctgtgaggcttcaacacggaggcgctgttgctgtgccatcagcttcgtgccgatgaatttcgctgcaactcttttcatggcaaaatctgtcacagtggaatgtgccaaaaaagtgctgatgtccacctcttccacaatttctcggatagtcacacgacggtcccacatcatcacagcgttcactttggaaatgatctggtcatttcagcatgttaatggccgcccggagcgtggctcgctctccaccgttgtgtggccatctttaaaccggttgtaccgctccttaatctgtgtgatgcccagaggatcgtcaccgaaagccgtctgaataatccgaatggtttccgcctggctgtcgcccagtttctggcaaaatttgatgcagtcgcgctgctccagtcgttccgccatttccttacaaagaaaaaaacgacaagagactccacccatcctcacacaaaggctgcttacaagcaaatgacgcaaccgacaggcgtgaaaaaaatcatgcatgtgcacgaaggttcaaggttggctcatgcacacgtgattcaaatccatcaggtttctgaaaaaaattaaaaggtccgatactgttctaacagacctcgtagtagtgtggcattcagtcagtgagtttgtcaattttgtggaacaaacaggtgtgaatcaggtgacccctatttaaggatgaagccagcacctgttgaacatgcttttctctttgaaagcctgaggaaaatgggacgttcaagacattgttcagaagaacagcatagtttgattaaaaagttgattggagaggagaaaacttacacgcaggtgcaaaaaactataggctgttcatctacaatgatctccaatgctttaaaatggactgtgctatgacagttagaagacgcctgtgtgaagctaatttatttgcaagaaccccccgcaaagtccctctgttaaataaaagacgtgcagaagaggttacaatttgccaaagaacacaacaactggcctaaagagaaatggaggaatattttgtggactgatgagagtaaaattgttctttttgggtccaagggccgcagacagtttgtgagacgacccccaaactctgaattcaagccacagttcacagtgaagacagtgaagcatggtggtgcaggcatcatgataagggcatgtttctcctactgtggtgttgggcctatatatcacataccaggtatcatggatcagtttggatatgtcaaaatacttgaagaggtcatgttgccttatgctgaagaggacatgcccttgaaatgggtgtttcaacaagacaatgaccccaagcacactagtaaatgggcaaaatcttggttccaaaccaacaaaattaatgcctcgcagatgtgaagaaatcatgaaaaactgtggatatacaactaaatactagtttagtgattcacaggattgataaaaaagcagtttgaacataatagttttgagtttgtagcgtcaacagcagatgctactattattgtgaacacccccttttctagttttttttttactaatagcccaatttcatagccttaagaatgtgcatatcatgaatgcttggtcttgttggatttgtgagaatctactgaatctactggtaccttgtttcccatgtaacaataagaaatatactcaaaacctggattaatccttttagtcacatagcactactattattctgaacactactgtatgtgcacgCCTGGAAATGACACAAACACTTACTAGAGTTGTGACCTGCAGCGATATAGTCATAAAGTCTTACCTTctaatattttcttttatttcagcaaattaaattacatttaaatGGATCTGTGTCCTGACTCCATCATTTCATCCATCAACAGTGTCGTTACTTCTGCTGTAGGACCTGTCCAACTTCTTCACCAGGAGTGAtaaaggttttgtttgtttttttaataatccCTTCAGCAAGCTGACCAGCCTTCAAGTGTCCACGGACGATGTAACAACATAAACTTTAACATATTCATCCGTAATTAATATTAAATCAATTCTTTTGCAGTGTAACTAGGAGACCGTAGACCACCGACACTTAGGGTTCTGaaagatctttgtgatgtcacagtTATTTCAGGTAGGACTTTAGACCTGGTTTTTGGTGGGCAATTGCTTTCTGATGGTGGACGACATCTCCACACCAGCTCTGCTTCTGACCTGCAGACACACCCACCAGTGCACAAAATGAAGTCTGCATCCAGAAGGCGGCACCACAGTGCCAAAGAGGGTGTAACACAAAGGAGCATCACAAGGATGAGATGAGAAAGTGGATCAGGGATTTGGGATCAAGGATCTGGGATCAGGTCTCTGACCTGGCAGCCAGGTCAGGGGACAGAGGGGTCAGGTCACTTCAGACACTTTACAAACATagaattttctacacctgctaaatccagtcaagggtcatgagggggtggagcctatcacagcagtcagtgggtgagaggaggggttcaccctggacaggacaacagTCCACTGCtgtctttaaatttttttttggggggggcactTTAATGAAACCAATGAAATATTTTGTATTACAGAAAATGAATACTGGAATTCAaaagtaaaaatgtttttttttcagatgtTAGTCCAAAACTGGATAATTCTTACAGGGACACTGTGGAGCCAGAGTCAGACACGAATCCATATCATTTTTgattgtaacatacttttttttttctttttttggagtgGTGATGCTAAATCTGATACTGATTTGACTTTGGTTTTAATGGCTGATTTGAGCTGTAGATTTTTCAGAAATTGATTTTTTTACCTTCATCAAATAGAGAAACCAAGAAGACATCATCAAGAATATCACAATGTGTCAAAAACATGATGAAGCATCAAAAACTATGAACATGtgtaaaaaaatacattaaaaatatgacATGTCCAAAGAAATGACAACAAGTAAAAAATATGACATCAAAAATATGATGCTGTGTCACGCCtttatttatcaatcaatcaattcaattttttttttttatatagcgccaaatcacaacaaacagttgccccaaggcgctttatattgtaaggcaaggccatacaataattatgtaaaaccccaacggtcaaaacgaccccctgtgagcaagcacttggctacagtgggaaggaaaaactcccttttaacaggaagaaacctccagcagaaccaggctcagggaggggcagtcttctgctgggactggttggggctgagggagagaaccaggaaaaagacatgctgtggaggggagcagacatcaatcactaatgattaaatgcagagtggtgcatacagagcaaaaagagaaagaaacactcagtgcatcatgggaaccccccagcagtctaagtctatagcagcataactaagggatggttcagggtcacctgatccagccctaactatacgctttagcaaaaaggaaagttttaagcctaatcttaaaagtagagagggtgtctgtctccctgatctgaattgggagctggttccagaggagaggagcctgaaagctgaaggctctgcctcccattctactcttacaaaccctaggaactgcaagtaagcctgcagtctgagagcgaagcgctctattggggtgatatggtactacgaggtccctaagataagatgggacctgattattcaaaaccttataagtaagaagaagaattttaaattttattctagaattaacaggaagccaatgaagagaggccaatatgggtgagatatgctctctccttctagtccccgttagtactctagctgcagcattttgaattaactgaaggcttttcagggaactgttaggacaacctgataataatgaattacaatagtccagcctagaggaaataaatgcatgaattagtttttcagcatcactctgagacaagacctttctaattttagagatattgcgtaaatgcaaaaaagcagtcctacatatttgtttaatatgtgctttgaatgacatatcctgatcaaaaatgactccaagatttctcacagtattactagaggtcagggtaatgccatccagagtaaggatctggttagacaccatgtttctaagatttgtggggccaagtacaataacttcagttttatctgagtttaaaagcaggaaattagaggtcatccatgtctttatgtctgtaagacaatcctgcagtttagctaattggtgtgtgtcctctggcttcatggatagataaagctgggtatcatctgcgtaacaatgaaaatttaagcaatgccgtctaataatactgcctaagggaagcatgcataaagtgaataaaattggtcctagcacagaaccttgtggaactccataattaactttagtctgtgaagaagattcccccatttacatgaacaaattgtaatctattagacaaatatgattcaaaccaccgcagcgcagtgcctttaatacgtatggcatgctctaatctctgtaataaaattttatggtcaacagtatcaaaagcagcactgaggtctaacagaacaagcacagagatgagtccactgtccgaggccataagaagatcatttgtaaccttcactaatgctgtttctgtactatgatgaattctaaaacctgactgaaactcttcaaacagaccattcctctgcagattatcagttagctgttttacaactaccctttcaagaatttttgagagaaaaggaaggttggagattggcctataattagctaagatagtgatagaagtgatggctttttaagtaatggtttaattactgccaccttaaaagcctgtggtacatagccaactaacaaagatagattgatcatatttaagatcgaagcattaaataatggtagggcttccttgagcagcctggtaggaatggggtctaataaacatgttgatggtttggaggaagtaactaatgaaaataactcagacagaacattcggagagaaagagtctaaccaaaataccggcatcactgaaagcagccaaagataacgatacgtctttgggatggttatgagtaattttttctctaatagttaaaattttgttagcaaagaaagtcatgaagtcattactagttaaagttaatggaatactcagctcaatagagctctgactctttgtcagcctggctacagtgctgaaaagaaacctggggttgttcttattttcttcaattagtgatgagtagaaagatgtcctagctttacggagggcttttttatagagcaacagactctttttccaggctaagtgaagatcttctaaattagtgagacgccatttcctctccaacttacgggttatctgctttaagctacgagtttgtgagttataccacagagtcaggcacttctgatttaaagctctctttttcagaggagctattgacgagatactctatctcacttacagagtttaggtagctactctgcactgtgttggtatatggcattagagaacataaagaaggaatcatatccttaaacctagttacagcactttctgaaagatttttagtgtaatgaaacttattccccactgctgggtagtccatcagagtaaatgtaaatgttattaagaaatgatcagacagaagggagttttcagggaatactgttaagtcttctatttccataccataagtcagaacaagatctaagatatgattaaagtggtgggtggactcatttacattttgagcaaagccaatagagtctaataatagattaaatgcagtgttgaggctgtcattctcagcatctgtgtggatgttaaaatcgcccactataattatcttatctgagctaagcactaagtcagacaaaaggtctgaaaattcacagagaaactcacagtaacgaccaggtggacgatagataataacaaataaaactgttttttgtgacttccaatttggatggacaagactaagagtcaagctttcaaatgaattaaagctctgtctgggtttttgattaattaataagctggaatggaagattgctgctaatcctccgcctcggcccgtgctacgagcattctgacagttagtgtgactcgggggtgttgactcatttaaactaacatattcatcctgctgtaaccaggtttctgtaaggcagaataaatcaatacgttgatcaattattatatcatttaccaacagggacttagaagagagagacctaatgtttaacagaccacatttaactgttttagtctgtggtgcagttgaaggtgctatattattttttctttttgaatttttatgcttaaatagatttttgctggttattggtggtctgggagcaggcaccgtctctacggggatggggtaatgaggggatggcagggggagagaagctgcagagaggtgtgtaagactacagatctgcttcctggtcccaaccctggatagtcacggtttggaggatttaagaaaattggccagatttctagaaatgagagctgctccatccaaagtgggatggatgccgtctctcctaacaagaccaggttttccccagaagctttgccaattatctatgaagcccacctcattttttggacacattTATGCAAGATTAAGGACCCGTCAGCTGGGTTGCAACAGAGAAAATGCTGTCAGAATTCTTACCGTCTTCATGTTGTCCTCAAAGACCTCCCTGGCCTCCTCGTACGAGCAAATCTCTTCTATGCACTCCCGTTCCAGATTGCCTGGAACCACCAGCTCAAAGTCCCAGCTGTTATACAGCAGAGAACGGGACAAGAAGGAGAACGCTGACTGCTCATCCATCAGGACGGCTCCACCTGGAGGACATCAAGGTAGAGCTCACTCACAGAAAGAGCACAAAGTAACATAAAACATTCACTCACAGAAAGAGCACAAAGTAACACAAAAGACTCGCTCACAGAAAGAGCACAAAGTAACATAAAACACGCACTCGCTCACAGAAACAGCACAAAGTAACAtaaaacacacactcacagaaaGAGCACAAAGTAACACAAAAAACTCGCTCACAGAAAGCACAAAGTAACATAAAACACGCACTCGCTCACAGAAAGAGCACAAAGTAACATAAAACACTCACTCACAGAAACAGCACAAAGTAACACAAAAGACTCGCTCACAGAAACAGCACAAAGTAACATAAAACACTCGCTCACAGAAAGAGCACAAAGTAACAtaaaacactcactcactcacagaaACAGCACAAAGTAACATAAAACACGCACTCGCTCACAGAAAGAGCAAAGTAACATAAAACACTAACTCACAGAAACAGCACAAAGTAACATAAAAGACTAACTCAAAGAAACAGCACAAAGTAACATAAAACACTCACTGCCAGAAACAGCACAAAGTAACATAAAAGACTCACTCAAAGAAACAGCACAAAGTAACATAAAAGACTCACTCAAATAAACATCACAAAGTAACATAAAACACTCAAACTGCGCAAAGTAACATAAAAGACTCACTCACTGAAAAAGCGCAAGTAACATAAAAGACTAACACAAAGAAACAGCACAAAGTAACAAAAGACTCACTCAAAGAAACAGCACAAAGTAACATAAAAGACTCACTCAAAGACACAGCACAAAGTAACATAAAAGACTCACTCAAAGACACAACGCAAAGGAACAGAAAACACTCACtcaaagtccagacttaagaatctcactgttttattgatgcaggaagatcattccacagaacaggggcgcaGTAAGAAcgcatcatcagcatagcagtgaaaggtattctcaaaacaccacaatatgtgcccaaggggtgctatataaagggaaaaaagcagggggcctaagacatacccctgtggaaccccaaatttcatgtcactaaggttagaggtagtgttattgtacaaaacagtgagaacaactggtcacttatgacgtcaaccatgcaagggcactcccagtaatcccaaaatgatccaaatgcagcactaagatctaacagcatcagaattcaccactttagtgagagccgtctctgtggaatgatattttctaaaagcagactgcagtggctcgaaaagattattctcagtaagatagtctatgagctgctgccgtgacaccactttttccaaaattttagagcaaaatgatagatatgatattggctgatagttttgcaatacactagggtcaagattagatttcttaagtaatggtttaatcacttgaAGGAATATATGTTTAAACAACTCCTGCATTAACATTTGTGTCATTTTATCATGCTATCATTTGATTGAGCTAAGGATAATTACTTCACAATTAAGAGCATTTTATTACTTCGAAGTAACTGTTTATTGTTAGAAGTGTTCATTTGCTTTTCCTTAATGTTAAAAGTGTTAATTTGCTTTTCTGTTAAAAAGAGCTTGTTGAAGGTATGATGCAGTtagctgtctgtctgtgcgtgggGGTAGAAACAGGTGTTTCGTTTCAGTTTGTCAGGGTGTTATTCCAtattacaaccctaattccagtgaagttgggtcattgtgtaaaatgtaaataaaaacagaatgcaatgatttgcaaatcctcttcaacctatatagtccatgggccagaCCAGATATCAGTACCACCAAAGGTGGCTAAATCTAGTTGGTTCTAAAATGTTTATAGGGTCAACATAAGTGTAAAAAGATGTGATAGCAATTCCAAATTAGTCgctttgtcaggttttttttttttttttttttaataaaaatgcaaattcGCCCACTAGCTTTATTCCATACTTTGGTAAAATCTGGAAATATGATAATGTTCTATCCAGAATCAGTCACAAATTGACTAAAACAATGTAATGGGTTCCATTTTATGTTTCCTTCAAAGGATCAAAGATAAATAGATTTACTCTGTTGTACATCAGTATATTGAATCTAAGTTTAGCGTTGAATCAAAATGTTGCATTACAGGAAGATATAAATTTCTTTTTCAGCTGGTTTAGTCAAGTAGGCAAGGATCCTGGCTCTATAGGATCCTGGCTCTATAGGATcctgacagtgtatatcatcccagcAGTGCAAGAttaaactgaacaatggtagcctgagctttacccggcactcagtgcttttttagttcttgtttttaagagatacttgtttgttttattgcatgccctcctgtctactcctactgttctatgctgcgatgtgacactgaaatttccccattgagggatgaataatgtcttatcttagtTTATAAATTTTAAGGATGGTGATGGGACTAATGGGATTCTCCGTAAAACCAACAAATCAGCACTAGCCAGAGAACTGGAGAAGAATGTTTCTCGTGCTGAAATCATCCGAAGTCCATCAACAATGTTTATTGATGGACTGAGTGTGGTCCAGAAACtgaaagggaatgacaacacctTCTCACAGTTGGCAGAATCAGCCCTGGTCACTGTTCTCCATGAAGGTACAAGGAGCTGCCGCATTGATGTCGTGTTTGACATTTACAAGGAGACATCAATTAAAGATGCAGAAAGAGCCAACAGGGCTGCAGACACAGGGCTCCAGTTCAGGAACATTGTACGTGGGCACAACATCCAGCAATGGAGGAATCTGCTTAGCAGCCCTACTACCAAAACAAGCCTGATTAAGTTCCTGGTGGAGCAGTGGAAGGGAccaaaacagagagagaaaccTGACGGCAAGGTCTTGTATGTTACCTCTGAGCAACTCTGTTTCAAGATCACCAAAGACCAGTGGGAAGAGGTGGTGGAGCTCAAATCCTCACAGGAAGAAGCTGACATTTGTCTTCTGCTCCATGCTCTTCATGCAGCACAATCTGGCTACAAGTCTGTAGTCATCACCTCTGATGATACAGATGTCTTAGCTTTGGCCCTAGGGGTCAGCAGCAGTATCCCCTGTGCCATGTACCAGAAGAGTGGTACAAAGAGCCAAACCCGTTACCTTGACATAACCAGTCTAAGGCATATGCACTGGGAGGTGGTGTGTGTGATGCTTTGATTGGCATGCATGCCTTCACGGGATGTGACACGGTCAGTGCATTTGCTGGATGTGGAAAGATGACGGCCTTCAAACAGATGAAGTCTGACAAGCACATCCAAGAAGCCTTCAGTGAACTTGGCCGTTCTTGGGAGTT from the Thalassophryne amazonica chromosome 16, fThaAma1.1, whole genome shotgun sequence genome contains:
- the prrg2 gene encoding transmembrane gamma-carboxyglutamic acid protein 2, which translates into the protein MGVVLEAWIPLVSLLQLVHGSVIDRHAGGGAVLMDEQSAFSFLSRSLLYNSWDFELVVPGNLERECIEEICSYEEAREVFEDNMKTDAFWTSYVNSHESVPRVDVSGLVAGILAVLVSAVIATVLGIYCYKSKKKNERTAVDPVRLAADGRPAPETVPLTIIAPGLPSYNEALTRSGQHDAPPPPYSGGVPSEPADPGDEQ